The following are encoded in a window of Brevibacillus sp. DP1.3A genomic DNA:
- a CDS encoding MauE/DoxX family redox-associated membrane protein, translating into MTIIEGMALGFGLLFCISFCAKCMDRRDYFETIRSFEMISDKLVKPVGIAVLATELILSIFFTLFFWVQFTFLLSLLLLIGFSIALLKVKLAKKNVSCHCFGKGNGETNLVAALIRNGCLVSIALFGVYAGVNVVPSINSNLHQLFMTFSAALVYLLAKEWSVLLKHQ; encoded by the coding sequence GCTGTTCTGCATTTCGTTTTGTGCTAAGTGTATGGATCGGCGAGATTATTTTGAGACGATCAGAAGTTTTGAAATGATTTCTGACAAACTAGTTAAACCAGTTGGTATTGCTGTTCTGGCAACAGAATTGATACTCAGTATCTTCTTCACTCTATTCTTTTGGGTCCAGTTTACTTTTTTGTTATCCCTCCTATTATTAATTGGCTTTTCAATAGCCTTACTCAAGGTCAAACTCGCCAAGAAAAACGTCTCTTGCCATTGTTTTGGCAAAGGTAATGGGGAGACCAATTTAGTGGCGGCACTCATAAGAAATGGATGTTTAGTGAGTATTGCCCTGTTTGGCGTTTATGCTGGGGTGAACGTGGTTCCAAGCATTAACAGTAATCTCCATCAACTATTCATGACTTTCAGTGCTGCACTTGTTTATTTGTTAGCAAAAGAATGGAGCGTCTTGCTGAAGCACCAGTAA
- a CDS encoding MarR family winged helix-turn-helix transcriptional regulator, translating into MMFDPQQRKENRSARIMMALFRMSQAIKKVTQAESDEQGLSPVQIQALLFALYTRSDVASIGNFAKAIGTTHVTAVKIINGLVTKGHMTKVPKKEDRRVTLLQLTAKGKEAASSLEKWGYTLEEALHSIPDDILEDFEIGLSSVITAMQRRGHLVVAEPCLGCIHFRSNTGDSHTPHYCAFIEKYLTHEASLKECPEHISTGNN; encoded by the coding sequence ATGATGTTTGATCCCCAACAACGTAAGGAAAATCGCTCAGCTCGTATCATGATGGCTCTATTTCGAATGTCCCAAGCGATTAAAAAGGTGACCCAGGCAGAGAGTGATGAACAGGGACTGTCACCCGTACAAATTCAGGCGTTACTGTTCGCTTTGTATACGAGAAGCGACGTGGCTTCCATTGGTAACTTTGCCAAGGCAATCGGAACGACGCATGTGACAGCTGTTAAGATCATCAATGGACTCGTAACGAAAGGACACATGACGAAAGTACCTAAAAAAGAAGATCGACGAGTGACGCTGCTTCAATTGACTGCAAAGGGAAAAGAAGCAGCATCGAGCCTTGAAAAATGGGGGTACACACTGGAGGAAGCCCTTCATTCTATTCCGGATGACATACTGGAAGATTTCGAGATCGGGCTCAGCTCCGTGATAACAGCGATGCAAAGACGTGGTCATCTCGTTGTAGCGGAGCCCTGTCTAGGCTGCATTCATTTTCGGTCGAATACAGGTGATTCCCATACACCTCATTATTGCGCGTTCATTGAAAAGTACCTCACGCATGAAGCATCCTTGAAAGAATGCCCCGAGCATATTTCCACTGGGAATAACTAA
- a CDS encoding thioredoxin family protein codes for MLKAIFYHAGCPVCVDAEQVVLDYLDQTKIDIEIVHLGTERNRLEDAEKAGIQSVPALVIGGNVYHINFGASLEDVKNG; via the coding sequence ATGTTAAAAGCCATTTTTTATCATGCAGGGTGCCCAGTATGTGTAGATGCGGAGCAAGTCGTCCTTGATTACCTGGATCAAACAAAAATCGATATTGAAATTGTCCACCTTGGTACAGAGCGGAATCGCCTTGAGGATGCAGAGAAGGCTGGTATTCAATCAGTTCCTGCTCTCGTGATTGGCGGGAACGTCTACCACATTAACTTTGGTGCAAGCTTGGAAGATGTGAAAAACGGCTAA
- a CDS encoding LysR family transcriptional regulator — MELKQLEYFMALCQELNFTRAAEKLGIAQPSLSQQIRLLEHEIGMPLFDRVGKRTVMTEAGKTLLHHSYNVFHELSQARAAISELQGLSRGALKIGVLLTVVNYLLPPTVIEFHQRYPKVELSIFGLRTGDIYEGLLKNELDLGIVFLPMEHDDLETIPLYTENLALGVPVDHPIAKEPFVSLAILKETPSILLPNTYFLRQLIDEKCQELGFAPQPVLEMTTMESITNMVGQGVGVTVLSKGYLDYIDDKRIRTIPIQQPTITAQIGIVYRKNKYLCAASRVFMEQLIATVKHDDVR; from the coding sequence TTGGAGCTCAAGCAATTAGAATACTTTATGGCACTGTGCCAAGAGTTGAATTTTACTCGCGCAGCCGAGAAATTGGGCATTGCGCAGCCTTCACTCAGTCAGCAAATCCGCCTGCTTGAGCATGAAATCGGTATGCCCTTGTTTGATCGCGTCGGCAAACGAACGGTTATGACGGAAGCAGGAAAAACATTGCTTCACCATAGCTATAATGTGTTTCATGAGTTGTCACAGGCACGTGCAGCGATTAGTGAGCTGCAAGGCTTAAGCAGAGGCGCATTAAAAATTGGCGTACTGCTGACAGTTGTCAATTACTTGCTCCCGCCTACTGTTATCGAGTTTCACCAGCGTTATCCGAAGGTTGAATTGTCTATTTTTGGGTTGAGAACCGGTGATATTTATGAAGGTCTTCTGAAAAACGAACTCGATCTCGGCATTGTTTTTTTGCCTATGGAGCATGACGATCTAGAAACCATTCCGCTCTATACAGAAAATCTGGCCCTAGGCGTACCTGTGGATCATCCGATCGCAAAGGAACCGTTTGTTTCGCTTGCGATTTTGAAAGAAACCCCCTCCATTTTATTGCCCAACACGTACTTTTTGCGTCAGTTGATTGATGAAAAGTGTCAGGAGCTGGGCTTCGCGCCACAGCCTGTTTTGGAGATGACCACAATGGAATCGATTACGAATATGGTCGGGCAAGGTGTTGGTGTCACGGTACTTTCGAAAGGCTACCTCGACTATATCGATGATAAACGGATTCGAACGATTCCGATCCAACAGCCCACTATCACGGCGCAAATCGGTATCGTTTACCGGAAAAACAAGTATTTGTGTGCAGCAAGCCGAGTCTTTATGGAGCAGTTAATTGCCACGGTAAAACACGATGATGTTCGATGA
- a CDS encoding MOSC domain-containing protein: MDIEIISLNVGKPKQVQYQNKEVSTSIFKSPATKALYLSFLNFEGDGQADLVHHGGKEKAVCVYPYEHYPFWEAELQRELAIGAFGENLTIRGLVETDVCIGDTFQLGGAIVQVSQPRQPCYKLSVRYGVPEMLVRVQETGYTGFYFRVLKEGLVSYTDGLIRLSCHPKAITVSYANRIMHQEKENIDGMKKLLEVDELSSNWRATFTKRLSGIEIDTRERLTGNQS; encoded by the coding sequence GTGGATATCGAAATCATTTCACTGAATGTAGGTAAACCCAAACAAGTACAGTATCAAAACAAAGAGGTTTCTACCAGCATTTTCAAAAGCCCTGCAACAAAAGCTCTATATCTATCCTTTTTGAATTTCGAGGGAGATGGACAGGCAGATCTGGTCCACCATGGGGGCAAGGAGAAGGCCGTATGCGTCTATCCGTATGAACACTACCCATTCTGGGAAGCTGAATTACAGAGAGAGCTGGCAATCGGTGCCTTCGGAGAAAATCTGACGATTCGGGGATTAGTTGAGACGGACGTATGCATCGGCGATACCTTTCAGCTAGGGGGAGCGATCGTACAGGTCAGTCAACCGAGACAGCCTTGTTATAAATTATCCGTGCGTTACGGTGTGCCCGAAATGTTGGTTAGGGTCCAAGAGACCGGCTATACTGGCTTTTATTTTCGCGTGCTAAAAGAAGGGCTTGTATCTTATACGGATGGATTGATAAGACTCTCATGTCATCCAAAAGCGATAACGGTCTCTTATGCAAACCGAATCATGCATCAAGAAAAAGAGAATATCGACGGCATGAAAAAGCTGTTGGAAGTAGACGAGCTGTCCTCCAATTGGCGAGCGACCTTTACCAAACGATTATCCGGCATAGAAATTGATACGCGCGAAAGGCTGACAGGCAACCAATCATAG